One window of the Nitrospinaceae bacterium genome contains the following:
- a CDS encoding aminopeptidase, which yields MEKGARILARDCAKVKDGEAVLVVTDEVRLPIAEIVKKAAEEAGGNATLVISPPRKIDNQEPVEEVSAAMRRADVIIMPVTHALSHTRAVREAIGEGARVLSMTAFTENMMKTGGLMADFSARKPLCDALANRLTAAVEVRVTNAAGTELEMSLEGRAGNSHCCIVESPGFSAVPNIEANTSPKDGTTQGRLVCDGSIPYYGVGIIREPVNFRIENGFVEEITGGEQATFLSNLLAEQNDKWVYNIAQFAIGLNPECKDFTGEMLNDEGVNGTIHIGIGTSANLGGGVQASTHFDAIIRQPSVWFDEEPIIVDGNIVAEA from the coding sequence GTGGAAAAGGGAGCGAGAATTCTTGCCCGAGATTGCGCCAAGGTGAAGGATGGGGAGGCGGTTCTGGTCGTCACCGACGAGGTGCGTTTGCCTATTGCTGAGATCGTAAAAAAAGCGGCTGAGGAGGCGGGCGGAAATGCCACGCTTGTTATTTCTCCCCCGCGAAAGATAGACAACCAAGAGCCTGTGGAGGAAGTGTCGGCCGCGATGCGCCGGGCCGATGTTATCATTATGCCGGTGACACATGCCCTCTCCCATACGCGGGCGGTTCGCGAGGCCATCGGCGAGGGTGCGCGCGTACTTTCAATGACGGCGTTTACCGAGAACATGATGAAAACGGGCGGATTGATGGCTGACTTCAGCGCACGCAAGCCCCTTTGCGATGCACTGGCGAATCGTCTCACGGCGGCTGTGGAGGTCCGTGTGACGAACGCGGCAGGAACGGAGTTGGAGATGAGCCTGGAGGGTAGGGCCGGGAACAGCCATTGCTGCATTGTTGAGTCGCCCGGTTTTTCCGCCGTTCCCAATATCGAGGCGAATACCTCGCCCAAGGACGGCACCACGCAGGGGCGCCTCGTGTGTGACGGGAGTATTCCCTATTACGGTGTAGGGATTATTAGAGAGCCTGTTAATTTTCGGATAGAAAACGGATTTGTCGAGGAAATCACAGGCGGCGAGCAAGCCACGTTTTTATCGAATCTCCTTGCCGAGCAGAATGATAAGTGGGTTTATAATATTGCGCAGTTCGCCATTGGCCTGAATCCGGAATGCAAGGATTTCACGGGTGAAATGCTCAACGATGAAGGTGTAAACGGAACGATCCACATCGGCATCGGCACCTCGGCCAATCTGGGTGGGGGCGTTCAGGCGAGTACACATTTTGATGCCATCATCAGACAGCCTTCGGTTTGGTTTGATGAAGAGCCGATTATTGTTGACGGAAATATCGTGGCCGAAGCCTAG
- a CDS encoding carbon-nitrogen hydrolase family protein, giving the protein MSFRIAVVQPMSHMPPDDEKNVDDAIKFIEQASAQGAEFITFPESYPGPWRMPATFDPNEAMAEAAKRCGVYVQYGTLEPIDNEKRTAYNLLMLARPGEGAPGKYRRTHPPGPWIYRGGKYWDFNYTEGNEYPVFETPQAQVGLAMCSEVYMPEVSRALSIRGAEIIFLPAGVDKRKLWGSWRNLIWSRAIENLAVVVTTQNLFDKSQRGLAMVATPEEVIFESTKEGMFLVDVDLDRIRDLRAQQDSPNSSEQNGAKAGILSQWQRPDMYDKFLPKEKTSP; this is encoded by the coding sequence ATGAGCTTTCGAATTGCAGTAGTTCAACCCATGAGCCATATGCCGCCGGACGATGAGAAAAACGTCGACGACGCGATTAAATTCATCGAACAAGCATCAGCGCAGGGCGCCGAATTCATTACATTTCCCGAATCATATCCGGGCCCATGGCGCATGCCAGCCACGTTCGACCCGAACGAAGCTATGGCCGAAGCCGCCAAGCGCTGTGGTGTCTATGTTCAATACGGCACACTTGAGCCCATCGACAATGAAAAACGCACAGCCTACAACCTGTTGATGCTGGCCCGCCCTGGTGAGGGAGCGCCTGGCAAATATCGACGGACACACCCACCCGGCCCGTGGATATACAGGGGCGGCAAATACTGGGACTTCAACTATACAGAGGGCAACGAATACCCCGTCTTCGAAACACCCCAGGCCCAAGTCGGCCTCGCCATGTGTAGTGAGGTCTATATGCCTGAAGTCTCTCGCGCGTTGTCCATCAGAGGGGCGGAAATCATATTCCTCCCCGCAGGTGTGGATAAGCGAAAACTTTGGGGAAGCTGGCGAAATCTGATTTGGTCGCGTGCCATCGAAAACCTCGCCGTTGTCGTCACGACACAAAACCTGTTTGACAAAAGCCAGCGAGGGCTTGCCATGGTGGCAACGCCAGAGGAAGTCATTTTTGAGAGCACGAAAGAAGGAATGTTCCTCGTGGATGTTGATCTCGACCGAATACGAGACTTAAGAGCACAGCAAGACAGCCCAAACTCCTCGGAGCAAAACGGGGCGAAGGCGGGGATACTTTCCCAATGGCAACGTCCTGACATGTATGACAAATTTCTTCCGAAAGAGAAAACAAGCCCCTGA
- a CDS encoding 4-oxalocrotonate tautomerase: MPVVQINLLEGRTKEQKSAIAEEITETIHKHAGAPKEVIIVTFNDFSKDSWAMAGTLFSDK, encoded by the coding sequence ATGCCCGTTGTCCAGATCAACCTGCTAGAAGGCAGAACGAAAGAGCAAAAAAGCGCTATCGCCGAGGAGATTACAGAGACAATCCACAAACATGCCGGCGCCCCAAAAGAAGTGATAATCGTTACCTTTAACGATTTCAGCAAAGATTCATGGGCCATGGCTGGCACCTTATTCTCTGATAAATAG
- the pckA gene encoding phosphoenolpyruvate carboxykinase (ATP) translates to MVTRGSKSNTSAASTKKNKTYGLEKLGLTNIGSVHRNLPVARLTEISVAREEGYLAPNGALVVHTGKYSGRSPKDKFTVDQSPSNKDIWWGEINQKISTKNWDKIFAKVKKYLKRKDLFIFDGFVGRDPRYRVPVRVISEQAWHSLFCTTLFVRPTVDELKKHKTQFTVIDVGRLHGDGPKDGLRKENFTLVNFEKRLVLVGGSEYAGEMKKSAFFLMNYLLPGKNVFPMHCSANADEKDNTALFFGLSGTGKTTLSADPNRRLIGDDEHGWTDKGIFNFEGGCYAKTIDLTREKEPQIWDAIRFGSVLENVFVDADTREIDYTDIRYTENTRATYPVEFIDNCITTGMGGHPKNIFFLTFDAFGVLPPISKLSPEQAMYHFLSGYTAKVAGTEAGVVDPEATFSTCFGAPFLAWHPNRYAELLRDKIKKHKAQVWLINTGLNGDPATDPDRVSLNHTRALLTAAIDGKLSKTPTIKDSVFGLSIPKSCPGIPAKTLIPWNAWKSKKKYDQKSRELAGLFQEHFHQFEDQVSKQVIAAGPKAD, encoded by the coding sequence ATGGTTACACGAGGAAGCAAATCGAATACCTCGGCCGCTTCAACGAAAAAGAACAAAACCTATGGTCTCGAAAAACTCGGACTAACAAACATCGGTTCTGTTCACAGAAACTTACCTGTTGCGAGATTGACAGAAATATCGGTCGCAAGAGAGGAAGGGTATCTAGCCCCCAACGGCGCCCTAGTCGTACATACTGGAAAATATTCGGGGCGCTCGCCGAAGGATAAATTCACGGTCGATCAGAGTCCATCGAACAAAGATATTTGGTGGGGCGAAATCAACCAGAAGATCTCGACTAAAAACTGGGACAAGATTTTCGCAAAAGTAAAAAAATACCTTAAGCGGAAAGACTTATTCATTTTCGATGGCTTTGTTGGTCGCGATCCCCGTTACCGGGTTCCCGTCAGAGTGATTTCTGAGCAGGCTTGGCATTCTCTTTTCTGCACAACTCTTTTCGTTCGACCCACGGTCGATGAATTAAAAAAACATAAAACACAGTTCACCGTTATAGACGTCGGCCGCCTCCATGGCGACGGGCCCAAGGACGGTCTTCGAAAAGAAAACTTCACTCTCGTGAATTTCGAAAAACGCCTCGTCCTCGTGGGCGGCTCAGAATATGCCGGCGAGATGAAGAAATCAGCTTTCTTTTTGATGAATTACCTTCTTCCCGGAAAAAATGTATTCCCCATGCACTGCTCGGCGAACGCTGACGAGAAGGACAACACAGCGCTTTTCTTCGGGCTATCGGGTACCGGCAAAACCACACTTTCCGCCGACCCCAACCGCCGACTCATCGGTGATGACGAACATGGCTGGACCGACAAAGGAATCTTCAATTTCGAGGGCGGGTGCTACGCCAAAACCATCGACCTCACCCGCGAGAAGGAACCACAGATTTGGGACGCCATTCGTTTTGGCTCGGTGCTGGAAAATGTTTTTGTCGATGCTGACACGAGAGAAATCGACTACACCGACATTCGCTATACCGAAAATACACGGGCAACCTATCCTGTTGAATTCATTGACAATTGCATTACCACTGGAATGGGCGGGCATCCGAAAAATATTTTCTTCCTGACATTCGATGCCTTTGGTGTACTGCCGCCCATCAGCAAACTCAGCCCCGAGCAGGCCATGTACCATTTCTTATCGGGCTACACGGCCAAGGTTGCCGGAACCGAAGCAGGGGTTGTTGATCCTGAAGCCACTTTCAGCACCTGTTTTGGCGCCCCCTTCCTCGCCTGGCATCCAAACCGCTACGCAGAATTATTGCGCGACAAGATTAAAAAACATAAGGCGCAGGTCTGGCTAATCAATACGGGTTTGAATGGCGACCCTGCCACGGATCCTGATAGGGTTTCACTTAATCACACACGGGCCCTGCTCACTGCAGCTATCGACGGAAAACTGTCGAAAACACCGACCATCAAGGACTCTGTCTTCGGTCTCAGCATCCCGAAATCATGCCCGGGGATTCCGGCCAAAACGCTTATCCCCTGGAATGCTTGGAAGAGCAAAAAGAAATACGACCAAAAATCCCGCGAGTTGGCTGGCCTTTTCCAGGAACATTTCCACCAGTTTGAGGATCAGGTTTCAAAACAAGTTATAGCGGCAGGACCAAAAGCGGATTAA
- a CDS encoding DUF2203 domain-containing protein, with translation MSRTKTFTLDEARELLPELRDRLIAMQVNWQNLAPYQKEVRQLAMKIDKGGSTISDAGKYLSLAKKLKSQLTYFENMSIEVKDITSGLVDFPFIREGRIVYLCWKMSEETISHWHETDAGLAGRQPI, from the coding sequence ATGAGTAGAACAAAGACCTTTACTCTTGATGAGGCCAGAGAGCTACTCCCAGAGCTTCGAGACCGCCTAATAGCCATGCAGGTTAACTGGCAAAATCTGGCCCCCTACCAAAAAGAAGTTCGCCAATTAGCAATGAAAATAGACAAAGGCGGATCCACTATCTCAGATGCCGGAAAATATTTGAGCCTGGCCAAAAAGTTAAAAAGCCAGCTAACCTACTTCGAAAATATGAGCATCGAGGTAAAAGATATCACCTCGGGCCTAGTGGATTTTCCCTTCATTCGAGAAGGGCGCATCGTCTATCTTTGCTGGAAAATGAGCGAGGAAACGATCTCCCATTGGCACGAGACCGATGCCGGACTCGCGGGAAGACAACCTATCTGA
- a CDS encoding NAD(P)-dependent oxidoreductase, with protein sequence MGEKLGFIGLGKMGLPLSKSLMADGHEVSGYDIDPARGQMLEKAGGFSAASGREVAERSDIVFTMLLKPEHIEENTLGPAGIVSAGNKGLILIEMSTMHPEWSAGLAEKLAAQGVKMVDAPVSGTVPHVESRTLAYMVGGKKEVFERILPVIAPLGKSVTYTGKNGSACAMKLVTNLIVNAGVALLSEGLLLGERSGLSKELMLECLGSNAAASHVLDLKGEKILDRDFTPHASVGIYVKDLGLCVDLAKDLGFDVPMTAAGLDMFQRAEAAGWKEDDCARVIEVYEDKD encoded by the coding sequence ATGGGCGAGAAGCTTGGGTTTATTGGACTCGGAAAGATGGGTCTGCCACTTTCGAAAAGTCTCATGGCGGACGGCCATGAGGTAAGCGGATACGATATTGACCCTGCTCGGGGGCAAATGCTTGAAAAGGCGGGTGGCTTTTCGGCGGCCTCGGGCCGTGAGGTGGCCGAGCGCTCTGATATCGTTTTCACCATGCTTCTTAAACCCGAGCACATTGAAGAAAACACGCTTGGCCCCGCCGGTATTGTCTCTGCCGGAAATAAAGGGCTCATCCTCATTGAGATGAGTACGATGCATCCCGAGTGGTCGGCCGGGCTGGCCGAAAAACTTGCTGCACAAGGGGTGAAAATGGTGGATGCTCCCGTTTCAGGGACTGTTCCACATGTTGAGTCGCGAACGCTGGCCTATATGGTGGGCGGAAAAAAGGAGGTTTTCGAGCGAATCCTTCCGGTTATCGCGCCGCTGGGGAAGAGCGTTACTTATACAGGGAAGAACGGCTCGGCCTGTGCGATGAAACTTGTAACGAACTTGATAGTGAACGCAGGTGTGGCCTTACTCTCGGAGGGATTGTTGCTGGGCGAGCGCTCTGGTCTTTCTAAAGAATTGATGTTGGAGTGTCTCGGCTCTAACGCGGCGGCCAGCCATGTTCTTGATTTGAAGGGCGAAAAAATCCTTGATAGGGATTTCACGCCGCATGCCTCGGTGGGCATCTATGTCAAGGATCTGGGGCTTTGTGTCGATCTGGCCAAGGATCTGGGGTTTGATGTACCCATGACAGCCGCCGGGCTCGATATGTTCCAGCGTGCCGAGGCGGCGGGTTGGAAAGAGGATGACTGTGCACGCGTAATCGAAGTATATGAAGATAAGGACTAA
- a CDS encoding isoprenylcysteine carboxylmethyltransferase family protein — protein sequence MKRAVERLMGSAFLAGLYRPLYAATSTSILLWLWVMPHDLKGDANLIELTGVLRILPLVAKGGAVLLIAVCFRDINFWEFIGTAQFGRWLSGETKNLAPTEPEDFPLVQQVEPLAMGGLYLWVRHPLNTAAFLWIWAQQTYTFHSVTFAACLTIYILIGNRFEERDLIKRYGASYERYRETVPSFIGGIFGISGRAKKLRDIAVENPPPS from the coding sequence GTGAAGCGAGCAGTCGAGCGGCTCATGGGCTCTGCCTTCTTGGCCGGGCTCTACCGCCCGCTCTACGCGGCGACATCAACTTCGATATTGCTCTGGCTATGGGTCATGCCCCATGACCTTAAAGGAGATGCCAATCTTATCGAGCTTACCGGTGTATTGAGAATTCTGCCCCTAGTCGCAAAAGGCGGGGCAGTTTTGTTGATCGCAGTCTGTTTTCGCGATATTAATTTTTGGGAATTTATCGGCACCGCCCAATTTGGGAGGTGGCTTTCGGGAGAAACGAAGAATCTGGCCCCCACCGAGCCCGAAGATTTCCCCTTGGTGCAGCAGGTCGAACCACTCGCGATGGGCGGGCTCTATCTTTGGGTGAGGCATCCTCTGAACACTGCAGCCTTCCTCTGGATCTGGGCTCAGCAGACCTACACGTTCCACAGCGTCACCTTCGCTGCATGTCTGACGATCTATATTCTCATCGGCAACCGCTTTGAGGAACGCGATCTGATCAAGCGCTACGGAGCCTCATATGAGCGCTACCGCGAAACCGTGCCATCCTTTATAGGTGGCATATTTGGAATTTCCGGGCGGGCGAAAAAACTTCGCGACATAGCCGTGGAAAATCCACCCCCTAGCTAG
- a CDS encoding polysaccharide deacetylase translates to MAKIKWKNGAKCAVCLTFDVDGESLWIARDPHLGHRPIHNAMGAYGPKVGVPRIIKLLKKYSIPGTFFLPSWTAEKWPKMTENIMKGGYEIGHHGHLHEKPFQMADVVREEELIERALDILERMTGKKPTGSRTPSCDPGAHTMDLLKKHGLHYHSNLMDDDWPYYHPNGLVELPTKWTLDDFIFFGFSGSPPFGNGIQDAESVYSMWVEEFEGTYEEGGYINFMCHPQTIGQHHRIRMMDRLVKHIMDKGDCWFATTGEVAREWAGQVKPPKGAKKAAKK, encoded by the coding sequence ATGGCAAAAATCAAATGGAAAAATGGCGCAAAATGCGCCGTCTGCCTCACCTTCGACGTAGATGGCGAATCCCTATGGATAGCCCGGGACCCGCACCTAGGTCACAGGCCGATTCACAATGCCATGGGCGCCTACGGCCCCAAGGTGGGCGTACCCCGGATCATCAAGCTATTGAAGAAATATTCCATCCCAGGGACTTTCTTTCTCCCGAGCTGGACGGCGGAAAAATGGCCGAAAATGACGGAGAACATCATGAAAGGTGGCTATGAGATCGGCCACCATGGCCACCTTCACGAAAAACCCTTTCAAATGGCCGATGTCGTAAGAGAAGAGGAACTTATTGAGCGCGCCCTGGATATTCTGGAGAGAATGACCGGCAAGAAACCCACCGGCTCGCGAACACCCTCATGCGATCCCGGGGCGCACACTATGGATCTTCTCAAGAAACACGGACTTCACTACCACTCAAATCTAATGGACGATGATTGGCCCTACTATCACCCGAACGGCCTCGTCGAGCTTCCAACGAAGTGGACTCTCGACGACTTCATTTTCTTTGGCTTCAGTGGCAGCCCACCGTTCGGCAATGGTATTCAGGACGCCGAATCGGTCTATTCGATGTGGGTTGAGGAGTTCGAGGGAACCTATGAGGAGGGCGGCTACATCAACTTCATGTGCCACCCCCAGACCATCGGACAGCATCACCGCATCAGGATGATGGACCGGCTGGTCAAGCACATCATGGACAAAGGCGATTGCTGGTTCGCCACGACCGGCGAAGTCGCCCGCGAATGGGCAGGACAGGTCAAGCCACCCAAGGGCGCCAAGAAAGCCGCCAAAAAATAG
- a CDS encoding Zn-dependent hydrolase: protein MLKINGKRLQRSMEEMAKIGATPGGGVNRLTLSDEDREARDLFSRWAREADLSINIDEMGNMFARREGEDKDAPPLMAGSHLDSVPNGGRFDGSLGVLAALEIIRSMNEQDLATRRPIEIVNWTNEEGPRFPPSMLGSGVFAGAFKRDFAYEVRDSNGKRFVDELERISYRGEIPCRPRPFGGYLELHVEQGPALITEGTQIGIVEGIRGLTWLRITMKGVRDHAGPTPMHMRKDALVGAARTITAIRDIPSKIDPDLVTTVGEINVSPNAINVIPERVIFSVDFRHQDESILKRTYDAVLEAAESAAKQEGLELEVKDLGSSTPIAFDESVTEAIENACEKLGYTHMRLWSAAGHDARYAADLCPTAMIFAPSVNGKSHAEDELTNWEDVTRSCEVLGSTLIHLANLP, encoded by the coding sequence ATGTTGAAGATCAACGGCAAGCGCCTTCAAAGATCGATGGAAGAAATGGCAAAAATCGGAGCCACACCGGGAGGTGGCGTCAATCGGCTCACCTTGAGCGACGAGGACCGAGAGGCGAGAGACCTTTTTTCCAGGTGGGCAAGAGAAGCAGATCTTTCCATCAATATTGATGAGATGGGAAACATGTTCGCCCGGCGGGAAGGTGAGGACAAAGACGCCCCGCCTCTCATGGCGGGAAGCCATCTCGATTCAGTACCTAACGGAGGCCGTTTCGACGGCTCGCTCGGGGTGCTGGCAGCCTTGGAAATTATCAGAAGCATGAACGAGCAGGACCTCGCCACCAGGCGCCCTATTGAGATTGTGAACTGGACGAACGAGGAGGGCCCACGATTTCCACCCTCCATGCTCGGCAGCGGTGTTTTCGCCGGCGCTTTTAAGCGGGATTTCGCCTACGAGGTCAGGGACTCAAACGGAAAGCGGTTTGTCGATGAGTTGGAAAGAATAAGCTACCGAGGAGAGATTCCTTGCCGCCCAAGGCCATTTGGCGGCTACCTGGAACTCCATGTCGAACAGGGCCCTGCCCTCATCACAGAAGGCACTCAAATAGGTATCGTCGAAGGCATACGCGGCCTCACCTGGCTGCGCATCACAATGAAAGGTGTCCGTGATCATGCGGGCCCCACCCCGATGCACATGAGAAAAGACGCTCTCGTCGGTGCGGCAAGAACGATCACAGCCATCAGGGATATTCCCTCGAAAATAGATCCCGATCTGGTGACGACGGTGGGCGAAATAAACGTTTCTCCAAACGCGATCAACGTCATCCCCGAGCGGGTGATATTCTCGGTCGATTTTCGCCATCAAGATGAATCGATACTCAAGCGGACATATGATGCGGTCTTGGAAGCGGCCGAGTCCGCCGCTAAACAAGAAGGCCTTGAACTTGAAGTCAAAGATCTGGGAAGCTCAACACCTATCGCATTCGATGAAAGCGTCACCGAAGCCATAGAGAACGCCTGCGAAAAGTTGGGATATACCCACATGCGCCTCTGGAGCGCCGCCGGACATGATGCACGCTATGCGGCAGACCTATGCCCCACGGCTATGATATTCGCCCCGAGCGTGAACGGAAAAAGCCACGCCGAAGATGAACTCACAAACTGGGAGGACGTCACCCGAAGTTGCGAGGTTCTAGGGAGCACCCTTATTCATCTGGCTAATCTACCCTGA